ATGATGCACAACGCATTCCGTGCTCACATCTTGTTTTAGCAACCGGACATTCAGCCCGTGATATTTTTGAATTATTACATCGTAAACAAATTAAAATTGAAGCAAAACCTTTTGCACTTGGAGTGCGAATTGAACATCCTCAAAAATTGATTGATCATATTCAATATCACGGATTATCAAGTAATGATTTATTGCCACCTGCTGCCTATTCACTCGTTACTCAAATAGATGACATGGGTGTTTATTCATTCTGTATGTGCCCGGGTGGCATTGTTGCACCTTGTGCCACGGCATCTCACGAGGTAGTAACAAATGGATGGTCTCCGTCAAAAAGAAATAATGCATTTGCCAATTCAGGAATTGTTGTTCAAATTGAACCAAAACATCTGTTAAAAAACGCAGTAGATGATCCTTTTATTTGTCTGAATTTTCAGAAAAAGGTTGAATATGATTGTTGGGTAGCATCAGGTAAAACACAAGCCGTGCCTGCCCAACGACTCACTGATTTTATTGAAGAAAAAAAATCAGACACACTTCCTGAATCCAGCTATCAACCTGGAATTGTTTCAGTAAATCTGCATGAAATATTACCCTTGATGATTTCCAAAAGATTAAAAAAAGCCTTCATTGAATGGGGAAAAAAAATGCCGGGATTTATTACCTCTGAAGCAATACTACACGCACCTGAATCACGCACCTCGTCACCAGTTAAAATACCCCGGAGTGAACAGGGTTATGACCACATTGAAATATCGGGTCTTTACCCAATTGGAGAAGGAGCAGGTTATGCCGGCGGAATCATGTCATCAGCCGTAGATGGAATGAATTGCGCAACTTGGATAAATGAAAATAAATTCAAAATAAAGATGGAGCATAGTTAGTCTAAAACTTTTATCAGTTGGTCGATTTTAAGTTGATTGATTCTATTTTGGATTTATCTTTATCAAACTAAACTCATACCCTATGAAATCAAAATTACTCCTTGCAGGTGCACTATTTTTTGTTGTCAACTATTTAGCTGCACAAGTAAATCCACACGCCATTGGACTTCGCCTTAACGGTGACGGAAGAGGAAATGGCGCTGAAATATCTTACCAACATGGTTTTGGTGATGCTAATCGTCTTGAATTAGATTTTGGTGGCAGAAGTCATAAAGATTGGAGACATTTTGGAATTTATGCAGGATATCATTGGGTATGGAATCTCACCGGTGGATTAAACTGGTTTATCGGTCCGGGAGCTGCAATTGGATTTTACGATGGAAAATACAACCACAATGGTTGGGATGATGATGGATTGACTTTAGCAATTGGTGGACAGATTGGATTGGAATATGACTTTAATTCTGCCGGGGCTCCAATTCTACTTGGACTTGATGCTAGACCACTTTGGGAAGTATGGGATTATTGGGAATATAACTCATTTGGTTACGGTGCAGCCTTATCAATCCGCTACACATTCTAAGCAATAATATCGAGAGAGAGGTCAAGAGCCTCTCTTTTTTTTATCCTGCAATAAATTCGTAATCCCTCTCAACTTTGCAAATGCGTACTTTATATAATTGGTACCATTTTTCTTTGCCGAATTTTTGAGCAAGTTGATGTCGCGCATTTTCTTTCCACACTTTGATAGACTCCAAATCTTTCCAGTAAGAAACAGTAATTCCAATTTCAGTTCGGCTTGATTCCATTCCTAAAAAACCATCATAGTGTTGAACCAAATCAAACATCTCTTTACCCATTTCAGCATAACCTTGATCTCCATCAGTACGTGATGAAGTGAAAATTACAGCGTAATACGGTGCTTGCGGAGTTTTAGCAATCATAAATTTTCATTCGATAAAATGTAACATCAATTTTGTGGTGGCAGTTTTTTCTTCTGCATCTTTCAATTCAAAGTGAAGATAATAAACTGATTCAATACCGGTTGGAACAGTTATTGAGACAGAAAAATCAAACGACTTGTCGGAAATATTTTCTTCAAGTTGATATGGAAAATCAGGTGTTAATGTTCCGTCTTCTTCACCAATATATACTTTGTACCAACTGAGATTCTGATCATCTTTAAACGTTGCATCAACCTCTACGCTTGTGCCCATCACATGCTCGGAGTGATTTTCAGGATTGTGTATAATGATCTCCGGATCTTTCCGATCCTTGGTACAAGAAGAAAGCATGACTACAGTGATTACAACAAGGAAAATAGGTTTTGAAAAATGCATATCAGAAAATTTATACCATCAAAGATACAACCTTCTGCTCTATCATTCAAAACGCAAACCTAATGTCACAAGGAATGAAGAATTGTAATGAGTAAAATCAGCACGGCTTCCTGCCATTACCGGATCATACGCGTAATATTGAGTTTTTCTTTGCTGAAGCATAACCGCTGCATCAATATAAAAGATGCCAAAATTATATCCAATGCCTGAAGTAAAAATTCTCACCGGATCACTGGAAATATTTTTTTCAGGTTTAAAAGGTGAACCATACTGGGCATAACCTGCACGTAAATATATCTGGCTTTTCAACCTGATTTCACCTCCCGCTTTATAATTGAATGTTGTGCGGTAGATGTTTTCAATTTGCGCATTCTCAGCAAGAAATAAATACGGCGTCTCAGAAAATTTACTCGTTGATAAAATTGCACCAGAATAGTCAACCATTTCAACATCAAAACCTACCGATGCATTTTTTTTGAAAATATAACCGAATGAAAAATTTGCGCGCAAGGGTGTTTGAACACGGTAACTAAATTTACCTACCGGAATATTTTCATCACTCACATACTTTAATCCACTGTCGGTGTTGGTGTACATAGTTGCAGACCACACGTCAGACAATCTGTATAGCGTTGGACTTTGAACTGAAAAACCTATTCTGAGTTGATCAATTGGCATGTAAATTAATCCAAGTCGCGCACCATATCCGGCACCTTCAATATCTAAATTGTATACATAGCGAATATCCTTTAGCCAGAGCGAGGTGTCTGAAAAAGTTTCACGGTGCTCAAATTGTTCATGATATTTTACACGAGTGATATTGAATGAGCCACCAAGCAATAATTTGTTGTTGTAATTTCCACTGAGCGTGAAGCTATACTCCCCCATTCCACCTTTGCGATTAATGGTACGATGATGTGTGGTTGTACCGGATGTAAAATCTGTGACATACGTGTTATTTATTCCCGGATCCAAGGCATACGTATCATACGCTAAACCGGCATCAAAAGGGAAAGCACTGTAAATATTATCAGGTGAAGTTCCATTCGCCATTTTTATAAATGAATGTAAAATAGATGTGTCCTGCACTCCTTCATAATCAAGAGACTCATGAAAAGATAAGATGCGGTTGTATCCTAATCCCATTTGAACGCCATACCATTTATTGAATTTTTCAGGATCAAGATTATACGCTTTGATATAAGATAGATTTGAAATTTTGTACGTCCCACTAAAAGTTGACGTTTTATTCCCGTAATAATCAGATACTACATAAGGCATTTCAAATGCTTGCGTAAAAGAAAAATTATGTTTTTTAAATCGTCCTAAACCGGCGGGATTTGATGAGACCACGGAATAATCACCGCCAACCGCACTGAATGCTCCGGCCGTGCCTACATTGCGTGCTGAACCTCCAATTAATGTATAAGAATATCGCAACGCATCATCTTCATTTTGCGCACTCACCCATTGCCAAGCCAGCAATGAAATGAATAGTAAACCCAGGCGATTCATAATTATCTTCTGCTTGTTGTTGTAGTGCGTCCGCCTGATCCTGAAGAAGAATTACTTCCGCCTGATGAAGTTGTAGTAGTTGATGTGCGGTGGCCACCATATGAGTTTCCTGACGAATTATTGTCGCGTTGCTGATTGGTATTATAAGTACGTTGCTCAGTTTCTTGACGACTTGTTCCGTTTGTTGAACGATCACTCTCTGCATTCGTATCATCATCTGAAGTATAGGTGTACCTGGTTTGAGTATTGCTTGATGATGAATTTGTTTTTGCCTCTTGTTGTGTGGATTCACCACTATTTCTTGAATTCACTCCCGTTGGATCAAAAGGATTTGTTGCAATCACGCGATCTGAGTTGTCCACCTGATCACTCACGGTATTGGTTGCAGTATTGGCACTTATATCTGACCCTGCATTAATAGTGCCTCCATTTTCTTTTATATTTTTTGCGGGAGATACAACCGGTGTTTCATTATTTACCGGATCTATAAACATATCAGTTGAACTTGTTCCTCCAATATTTCTTCCATATGTGTCTTGATGATCTCCGTTTGACAATTCTACATCATCTGTATTATCGTTATTATTATTATTGCTGTTTTTTACCGTGTGATCATAAGCAGTTGTATTGGGTGATCCGGCAAAATTGTTTCCACGATGACCATAAATCACATTGGATGATGATGTATTACCCGAACCTGATGACCAGTTTTGATTGTTATTGTACCACCATCCTAAATTATTATTTGAGTTACCATAATAACCATAAAAGCCATTGTAATAATTATTATTCCAGTAATAACTGCTCATATAGTATGGGTCACCGTAACTGTAGAAATAACCATTATAAGGATTAAACATCCAGGGGTGATAGCCATGCCAAACACCCAAATGATCAAAATAACCGTAAGGAGAATAATAGCTATTTTGATTTTGCGAATAACCACAATTATTCATATTATAATAGCACGGACAATCATTTGATGAGAAAGGTTGATAAGAACCAAAATAGATGTAATCTGTACCCCATCTGTATTTGAAGGGACTATTGTAATTTCTACGGCAATCACAGTTGTTATCTATATCACCATAGTAGGCAGAATTATTTTGCTGCACCGGTTCATCAATCACCACTTTATGTTCTTTCTCGTTACCTTTTATGTAATCAGCATATCCATTTTGTTCTTCAGCTGTAAACGGATTTTCTGCCTGATCATACACGTCATCATAAACATATTTACCCGCCTGGCAAGATACCAGAAGGATAGCAGGAATCAAATAGTACATTTTTTTCATAACGGTTCGGTTTTTGGGGTCTGGTGATCCGACCGGTTATTACATTTTTTCTTCCTCAATGAATAATCAAAAGTTTAAATGCCCCACTCAACTAAACAGCGCTGAGAAATTTATACCTTTGCTTTTCCATTAACAA
This genomic stretch from Crocinitomicaceae bacterium harbors:
- a CDS encoding FAD-binding protein, with translation MIQIIDISIPWQEIQNDLFIREQVCLLLNIEQKDISHIEIRKRSLDARKKNIRYNLRCEVYVNETYEEITSWFFPAPIKSNHTIHIIGCGPAGLFTALQALELGIKPVIFERGKDVRSRRRDLVNIHRDHMVNPDSNYCFGEGGAGTFSDGKLYTRSKKRGNVQRALEWFVHFGADKDILVNAHPHIGTNRLPKIIQAMREKIIACGGEVHFNSKLTDITVENNQIKEFTINDAQRIPCSHLVLATGHSARDIFELLHRKQIKIEAKPFALGVRIEHPQKLIDHIQYHGLSSNDLLPPAAYSLVTQIDDMGVYSFCMCPGGIVAPCATASHEVVTNGWSPSKRNNAFANSGIVVQIEPKHLLKNAVDDPFICLNFQKKVEYDCWVASGKTQAVPAQRLTDFIEEKKSDTLPESSYQPGIVSVNLHEILPLMISKRLKKAFIEWGKKMPGFITSEAILHAPESRTSSPVKIPRSEQGYDHIEISGLYPIGEGAGYAGGIMSSAVDGMNCATWINENKFKIKMEHS
- a CDS encoding antibiotic biosynthesis monooxygenase; this translates as MIAKTPQAPYYAVIFTSSRTDGDQGYAEMGKEMFDLVQHYDGFLGMESSRTEIGITVSYWKDLESIKVWKENARHQLAQKFGKEKWYQLYKVRICKVERDYEFIAG
- a CDS encoding outer membrane protein transport protein encodes the protein MNRLGLLFISLLAWQWVSAQNEDDALRYSYTLIGGSARNVGTAGAFSAVGGDYSVVSSNPAGLGRFKKHNFSFTQAFEMPYVVSDYYGNKTSTFSGTYKISNLSYIKAYNLDPEKFNKWYGVQMGLGYNRILSFHESLDYEGVQDTSILHSFIKMANGTSPDNIYSAFPFDAGLAYDTYALDPGINNTYVTDFTSGTTTHHRTINRKGGMGEYSFTLSGNYNNKLLLGGSFNITRVKYHEQFEHRETFSDTSLWLKDIRYVYNLDIEGAGYGARLGLIYMPIDQLRIGFSVQSPTLYRLSDVWSATMYTNTDSGLKYVSDENIPVGKFSYRVQTPLRANFSFGYIFKKNASVGFDVEMVDYSGAILSTSKFSETPYLFLAENAQIENIYRTTFNYKAGGEIRLKSQIYLRAGYAQYGSPFKPEKNISSDPVRIFTSGIGYNFGIFYIDAAVMLQQRKTQYYAYDPVMAGSRADFTHYNSSFLVTLGLRFE